Genomic window (Armatimonadia bacterium):
CGACAAGAAGCCGGACCTGGTGCTGGTAGACTTCGCCTCGGACGACCGAGACATCGCCGACCAGCGGTCCATCTGGCTGTCGATGGAGGGCATCGTGCGCCAGGCCTGGAGCACCGACCCGAAGGTGGAGTTCCTGTTCCTGTACGCCTTCCGCGACGGCTACCAGGCAGACTACCGAGAGGGCATGTCGCCGGTGGTAGTCTCGGCCTACGAACGCGTGTCGGAGCACTACGGCATTCCCTCGATTAACCTGGGGGTGCGCGTGGAGAAGCTGGAGCGCGAGGGAAAGCTGGTGGTCAAGGCGACGGCCGAGGAAGCGGCCAAGCTGACCGGCAAGATTGTGTTTTCGGCGGATGGTACCCGCCCCTCGGCGGCCGCCAACCAACTCTACGCCCAGACAATCGCCGAGGGACTGGCGCAGATCGCCGCTGCTTCGACAGCGCCGACCGAAGCACTCCACGTGGCTGCGCTCGCCAAGCGTCCCATCAACGCCAACAACATGGAACGCGCCCGGCAAGTGCCGATCACTGCCGACATGCTGACCGGACAGTGGCAGAAGTTGTCGCCGCTGGATCCGCTCAGCCGCCAGTTTGCGCGGCACTTCGACAGCATCTGGTACACCAACACGCCGGGCGCCAAGTTGACCTTCCGCTTCAAGGGGACGGAGGCCGGTTTCTTCAACCTCATGGGTCCCGACACCGGCATCGCTCGGATGACCGTGGACGGGACCGTCGTCGGCACCCGGCAGCAGGTCGATCCCTGGTCGTACTACCAGCGGCTGTCGGGGCTGTCCATCGCCGGCGGGCTGCCCGACACAGAGCATACTGTGGTGGTGGAGCTGCTTCCCGACGTGCCGAATCGGGCGGTGCCGATCGCCGAGTCCAAGAAGGCCGGACGCTATCGGGCAGAGGACTTCGAGGGTGTGGCGCTGCGCTTCGGGTTCCTCCGGATCGTCGGGGAGATGCTTCCGTGACCCAGATAAGGGGGCGTTAGTGGTGCTTAGCCGCACACTAAGGACCTGACACCAGGTGTCAGGTTGCTGCAAGTATCTCGCAGGGGGCTGTGATCTCACAGCCCCCTTTTTGGTGCCCGGCAAGGAGCGAGGCAGGTGGTGACAAGGAGTCGGCGACCCCGCTGCTCGACTCGCACGGCACCCACCTCCTCGGTGCTGAGTTGGTGGCGGGCGAACTCGGCGCAGGTGTCGGCGCCTGCCCGCTCGGGTGGCTCACCACGACGCGAGACGACTGCCACCTTCGGCTGTACCGTCTCCCAGAAGGCGGGAAGATTGGCGCTGCTGCGTCCGTGATGGGGGACCTGGAGGAAGTCGGCGCGAAGTCGCGAGGGCGACAGATGATTGAGTGCCCAGACCATGCCGGCGGTCTCGAGGTCACCCGGGAAAAGCGCTGTGAGGCGGCCGGACTTGACTCTGACCAGGAGCGAGGCGTTGTTGTCTCCGGTGGGAAGCTCCTGCGTCTCGCGGTCGGCCGGTGGTGAGAGCACCTCCAGCGTGGTCTCCCCGAGGGAAAGTCGGGTGCCCGCACGGGCGACTCGCACGATCGCGCCCCCCGACCGCAGTGAGGAGAGAGTTCGCTGCCAGCTTCGCTCCTCGGCGTCACCGCTCACGAGCACGACTCCGACGGGCATCCAGCGAGCCAGGGTGGTGACGGCGCTGTAGTGGTCGGTGTCTGGGTGAGTGATCACGAGCACGTCGATCCGGCGGTGGCCACGGCGAACCAGGTAGGGGCGAAGCACGTCGCGGGCCAACTGGAAAGTGGAGAGCCCGAAACGGCCGCCGGCATCCACGAGGATGGTTCGCCCGTCGGGGGTCTCGACCAAGGAGCTCTGGCCCTCGCCGACGTCGAAGGTGGTGACGGTCGCGGGTCGGGGCCAGAGGCAGGAGATCGCACACCCGCAGGTTACCAGAGCAAGGACGAGGGCGGCGGCGGCGAGGAGCGTGCCCCGATGCTCCGACCAAGCCCGCTTGAGCGCCCCGGAGCGCAGGAGCCCGAACAGGAGGGCGAGGGCCGCGTACCAGATCACGCAGCCCAGGGGCGGCAGGTACACGTTGTCCACGAAGGCACCGGGTAGGCGGACGCAGAGGCTGTTAACCCCGCAGATGCAGGAGATCAGCACCCGTGCCAGCGCGCACAGAGGCCAGGCCAGAGCAGGCGCAAGAGACCCGAGCAGCGCCGCCGCCAACCCCAGGATCACCACCAGCGTCGAGAGCGGCACCGCAACAAGGTTCGCCACAACGCCGACCATCGAGAACCCGTAGAAGTGGCTCCACAACAGCGGGACGGTCATCAGCCAAGTACCCACGGTCGCGATGCCTGCCAGAGAGATACACTCTGCAATGCCTATCGCGGCGCGGCTGAGAGCATCGTGGCCGTACAGAGGGCGTGGTCTGCGACCCGCCAGAGAGACCGTCACGCCGATGGTGGCGGCGAAGGTGAGCTGCGCCCCGGCCCCAAAAATCACGCCCGGATGGGTGAGCATCAAGAGGATCGCGGCAAGGGCGATGGAGGAGGCGAGGTCGTACTGACGCGCTGAGACGGTGCAGACGGCCCAGATCGCGCACATGATCAGGGAGCGGGCGATGGAAGCGCCCATGCCGGTCAGCAGACCGAACCACAGGATCAGCGGGCCGATGAGCAGCAGATGCCGCCAGGTCAAACCGCGAGAGCCGCCGGCGAGAGTGACGACAAGGGCGACTACTGCTGAGACCTGGGCGCCGGACACCACCAGGAGATGAATCGTGCCGCTGCGCCGGAAGAGCTCACGCGTCTCGTCGCTGAGGTCGGCTACGTCGTCGCCCAGTACCATCGCGGCAAGGAGGTCGGCCATCTGCTCGTCGCCAGAACCACCCAGGGCCCGCCGGTAGAGCTCCAACACGCGCCGGCGGGTGCCGGACAGATGCTCCTCCAGCCGCACCAATAGGGACGCCTCTCCCGGAAGGGCGGTCAGCGTGGCGGCCTCGACCACAGAGAAGACGCCTCGACGGGCGAGGGCCTTGCGTGCATCCGGCTGGCCCCAGTTGGTCGCTCGCTGCGGGAGGTTGACCAGGGGCTTGTCCAGGCGCACCTGCTGACCCGGCCGCAGGAGCATCCTGACCCGGCTCTGGACTGTCACCTGGGCCTGCCCGCTGACCCGGCGGCGGCGTCCCTGGGCGTCAGTCGCGTACCTAGGCCGGAGCAGGAAGGCGGCGTGACCACCGCGTTGGTAGCTGACCTGAAGGAGGGTGCCTTCGAGGCTCGAGAGTGGGGCTTCAGCGAGTCTTGAAAGGTCGCCGGGGAGCGGGGTCATGGCGAGACTGTGCAGCAGCGCACCGAGGCCTGAGGTCGCCAGGAGCAGGCTCACGGCGGCACAGTGCGGGTTGCGCGTTAGGAGGCATATCACCACAAGGAGGACCGTGAAGCCTGCGCACGCCCACATCGGGAAGGCTATGCGATCCGCCAGCAGGATCCCTATCGCCAGCGCCGCCGACAGGGCCACCAGCGGCCTCGGTGCAATCTCACGTCTGGCTTGCTTCAGCAGGTCCTGGACAATCGCCACCGGGTGCACCCGCTACAGTGAGAGATAGGGTTTCATGCGGGCGAAGGTCTTCTCGCCGATGCCCTTCACCTGCAGGAGGTCCTCGACGCGACGGAAGGGGCCGACGGTCTGGCGGTACGACACAATGCGCCCGGCGACGACGGGACCGACCCCGGGCAAGGCCTCCAGCTCCTCCGCGGTTGCGCTGTTGAGGTGAACCTGTCCGGGAGCAGGAGTAGCCTGGGTGCCGCCCTTCCGGAGGGTCTGGGAAGACGGGCCTGCGCTTGTGGAAGGCTGGGGCGGAGCTGCTCTCGTCGGCCCGGATACACCGGCCGAACCCGTGGACGCAGGGGTGCCCGCACAGACGGTGAGGTCGGGCTGATGGACTGGTGGTGCCGCAGTGGAGGGCTGGGGTGAAGAGGAAGGCTGCGCTGCTCGACTGGGGACACAGACCTGCTGGCCGTCCTTGAGAGGACTCGCCAGGTTCATCCACTCGGGGCAGGCCTCGGCGGAGAACCCGCCTGCCGCCTGGACCGCCTGATAGACTCGCGAACCGCCCGCGAGTGTGTAGACATTCGGGGATCGCACGGCTCCGACGACGTGGACCGTGATGCGTCCGGTGCCGGCGTCGGCCGCCGCGTCACGAGTCGCCGCAGTGTTCTCAACCACAAGGGCCTGAGGACTGGCGGCGCGTCGAGCGAAGACTACTCCGACCGCCAGCACCGCGAACCCTAGGGCGACAGCAAGGGTCACCCGTTGCCCCTTGGTCAGGATCATGCCTGACACCCCCCGGTGGAGGCAATGGTGTCAGCCGGAGCCCAGGCCCAGGACGGGAGAGGGCTCCAGCCAGTTACTCAAGTTAGTGAGCGCACCCGGCGCTACGGGGTCCCGCCTCAGCCACCACCCGGCATGCAGCCGGGAAGGAGAGTCAGGGCCAGGGCCAAGGTCAGCGCCAGGTAGAGCGCCAGACTACGTATGGACGCCGTGAACCGATTCACCGTCGCTACCCCCGAGCCGTCGCCTGGGATATCTGCGACAACATCCTCACACGGTCATTTTACCACGATGTTGACCAGTTTATCCGGCACAGTGATGATCTTGACGACCTGCTTGCCGGCGAGGTGCTTGGCCACGACCGGCAGCTCCAGCGCCTGGCTCTTGACCGACTCCATGTCGCTACCGGCCGGCACCTGGAGGCGGTCGCGAACCTTGCCGTTCACCTGGACAACCACACTGACGCTCTCCTCGGCGGCCAGGGCGGGATCAGCCTGCGGCCAGCTGGCCTGCAGGACGCTGGGCTTGTGGCCGGTCCGCTTCCAGAGCTCTTCGCACAGATGCGGCGCCGTCACGGACAGCAGCAGGATCAGGGCCTCGACGGCCTCACTGTAGACGGCCTTCTTGCCGGGACACTCGCCGACGGTCGCCATGTAGGGCAGGACGTCGTTGGTGAGCTCCATCAGCGCGGCGATCATGGTGTTCAGGCCCATGTTGGCGATGTCTTCGGTGACGCGGCGGATCGTCTGGTGGGTCTTGCGCCGCATCGCCCGGTCCTGTTCCTCCGGTGAGGCGGGCAGGTTGTCCCTCCAGGCCGGGGCGAAGCCTGGGCCCTCGAGGGCCGCACGCCAGACACGCTGCAGGAAGCGGTGCGCACCCTCCACGCCCTTGTCACTCCACTCGGCATCCTGCTCCGGCGGTCCGACAAAGAGGATGAAGGTTCGCGCCGTATCCGCCCCGTACTGCTCGACCATGTCGTCGATGCCCACCACGTTGCCCTTGGACTTGCTCATCTTCGAGCCGTCCTTGTAGATCATCCCCTGGGTGAACAGGCGGGAGAAGGGCTCGTCGAACTTCAGGAATCCGCGGTCCTTGAGGACCTTGGTGATGAATCGGCTGTACAGCAGATGGCGCACTGCGTGCTCCACGCCGCCGACGTACTGATCGACGGGCATCCAGTAATCGACGTCTTCGCGGTGGAACACCTCGTCATCGGCCTTCGGGCTGCAGTAGCGCAGGTAGTACCACGAGGAGTCCACGTAGGTGGTCATCGTGTCGGTCTCGCGCTCTGCCGGCTTGCCGCACTTGGGGCAAGTCGTGTGCTTGAAGGTCGGATGGCGCTTGAGCGGGGAATCGCCGGTGGGCTGGAAGTCGGCCTCCGGAGGCAGCAGGACCGGCAGGTCCTCCTCGGGCACCGGCACCGGTCCGCAGTCCTCGCACCACACGATTGGGATCGGAGCTCCCCAGTAGCGCTGGCGGGAGATGAGCCAGTCACGCAGCCGGTAGTTCACCGTGCGCTTGCCGACTCCGAGCTTCTCCAGGTGATCGGCCAGGGCGCTCTTGGCGTCCTCGGAGCTCATGCCGTCGAAGGACCCACTGTTGACCTGGACACCGGCGGTCGTGTAGGCCTCGGTCATGGTCTGTGGGTCGAGGGTCTCGCCCTCGGGCTGGATGACGACCTTCACGGGTAGGTTGAACCGGTGGGCGAACTCCAGGTCGCGCTGGTCATGCGCCGGAACGGCCATGATCGCACCGGTACCGTAGCCCATGAGCACGTAGTTGCCGACCCAGATCGGCACGCGCTCGCCGGTCAGCGGATGGATCGCATAGGCGCCGGTGAAGACGCCACGTTTCTCCGTCTCAGCCGCCGAGCGAGCAATCTCACCCTCACGCAGGGCGCTGGTGACGAACTCGCGAACGGGCTTCTCGTACTCGGTCCCGGCGGTCAGTTGCTTGACCAGCGGATGCTCGGGCGCCAGCACCATGTAGGTGACGCCGTAGAGGGTGTCGATGCGAGTGGTGAAGACCTCGACCTCGTCGTCGCGGTTCTCGAGCTTCAGGCGGAAGGACACGCCCTCCGAGCGGCCGATCCAGTTAGCCTGCATAGTCCGCACGCGCTCGGGCCAGTTGTCGAGTAGCGAGAGGTCGTCGAGCAGCCGGTCGGCATAGTCGGTGATGCGGAAGAACCACTGATTCCCGGTGGGCCGGGGCTCCACGAGGCTGCCGCAGCGCTCGCAGGCGTCGCCGTCGAGTTCTTCGTTGGCCAGCACGGTCTGGCAGGAAGGGCACCAGTTGACGGTTGCGGTGCCGGTGTAGGCTAGTCCGGCCTTGTACAGCTCCAGGAACAGCCACTGGGTCCACTTGTAGTAGTCGGGCGCAGAGCAATCGACCTCGCGCTCCCAGTTATAGGTGATGCCGAGGCGGGAGAACTGCACGCGCATCTTGTCGGTGCACTGCTTGGTCCAGGCCACCGGGTGGATCTGGCGGGTGATGGCGGCGTTCTCGGCGGGCAGTCCGAAGGCATCCCAACCCATGGGGTGCATGACGGCGTAGCCCTGCATCATGTGGAAGCGGGCGAGGATGTCGCCGATGATGTAGTTGCGCATGTGGCCCATGTGCAGGTCGCCGGAAGGGTAGGGGTACATGTTGAGGCAGTAGTACTTGGGCTTGTCGGCATCGCGCTCGATGTTGAAGAGGCGATGCTCGGTCCAGTACGTCTGCCAGGCGGGTTCGATGGTGTTGAAGTCGTAACGGTCAGCCACGGTGGGACTCCTTCTGATCCAGCCACTCAAGGGGTGTGCCGGGCACCAAGGCGTGTAAAGGGCAACACGGGTGCACGAGAGTTAGTCAGGAAGAACTGCGACAGCGGATCTGCCAGGCAGCAGACCAGCGCGAAGAGTGGCCACCCCTGGAGGTTCAGGGCGGCCACCCCTTTTGATGTCTATGTAGACTACCACGCGGGTTCTACAAGCGCAAGGCCACGGCCACGACCGCGAAGAGCACCCCCAGGATAACCAGCGCAATCAGAAGGTCACGTCGCTCCTGGGCGGTCAGGTGGAACTCGTGGAGGTTGACGGCCAGGAATCCGGCGGACATGTAGGGCAGCAAGGGCATGCCTGCGAGCCCAAAGGGATTGCCCAGCGCAATGGCGATGCCGACGCACGCACCAACCAGCATCGCCCAGAAGGTCGGAACGACCCTCAGGCCAAACCGGACGGCGAGGCACATGAACAGGGAAAGGAAGATGAAGTCGCCCAAGCCGATGGTTGCGACGTGAGCAAGGCCCCTGGCACCCGCCGGACCGGCTGCGGAACCTGCCTGCGGAATCGCGAGGGAGAGCTTGGCCACCAGCTTCGGAGCCTTCTCAAGGGCCTGGCCGGTCGGTCCCCAGAAGACGGTGAAGATGTCGGCCACGGCTGCGACGATGGCCACCGGAAGGGCCATCGCCCGCTCGCGGACAATGTGTGCGAGGACCTTGCCGACGAAGAGGCAACTGAGCAGGAAGAGGACGTTGGAGGCCGGCCCCAGGTAGAGACGGAGCATCTCGTGGGAACCTGATAGCTTGTCGAGGAGTACCCACGCAATGAGGAAGGCGGCTGATAGCAGCATCTCCTCATAGGGCTGGGTGCGCCACAGGGTTCCTGCACCCACCAGCGCCATCGACAGGCAGGCGAAGAGCAGGCTGCCTCCGAAGGTGGCCACCCAGTCGGGGATGCCGCTGGTGAGCGGCACGGCGACGAGGAAACCGTAGCAGACGACGCCGATGGCTAGCAGGGCGTAGGGCGCTGGGAGACTGAAGAGTTTGGGCTCTTGGGTGTCCAAGGCCTTAGAGCCTTCCGGGCTGGTCATGGGGACAGGTTCCCCAGGATCAGTCCGAGTACCTGCCTGCGGCGAAGCGCTCTGTGGATCGGGACTGGAGAGGCGGAAGGGAACTGCTGCGGTTAGTGGGGTCTAGCGGGTATCCTGCCAGCCGACGAAGGTACCACCTTCGATGCGGTGCTTTGTCACGCGCCTGTGGGCATCAAACTGCATGACGAAGTGGACGAGGTTGGGGCAGGAGCGTCCGACGACTTCCTTGTGGAGGGTGTAGCCGATGGGATGCGGCATCTCCTCGCTGT
Coding sequences:
- a CDS encoding ComEC/Rec2 family competence protein, with translation MAIVQDLLKQARREIAPRPLVALSAALAIGILLADRIAFPMWACAGFTVLLVVICLLTRNPHCAAVSLLLATSGLGALLHSLAMTPLPGDLSRLAEAPLSSLEGTLLQVSYQRGGHAAFLLRPRYATDAQGRRRRVSGQAQVTVQSRVRMLLRPGQQVRLDKPLVNLPQRATNWGQPDARKALARRGVFSVVEAATLTALPGEASLLVRLEEHLSGTRRRVLELYRRALGGSGDEQMADLLAAMVLGDDVADLSDETRELFRRSGTIHLLVVSGAQVSAVVALVVTLAGGSRGLTWRHLLLIGPLILWFGLLTGMGASIARSLIMCAIWAVCTVSARQYDLASSIALAAILLMLTHPGVIFGAGAQLTFAATIGVTVSLAGRRPRPLYGHDALSRAAIGIAECISLAGIATVGTWLMTVPLLWSHFYGFSMVGVVANLVAVPLSTLVVILGLAAALLGSLAPALAWPLCALARVLISCICGVNSLCVRLPGAFVDNVYLPPLGCVIWYAALALLFGLLRSGALKRAWSEHRGTLLAAAALVLALVTCGCAISCLWPRPATVTTFDVGEGQSSLVETPDGRTILVDAGGRFGLSTFQLARDVLRPYLVRRGHRRIDVLVITHPDTDHYSAVTTLARWMPVGVVLVSGDAEERSWQRTLSSLRSGGAIVRVARAGTRLSLGETTLEVLSPPADRETQELPTGDNNASLLVRVKSGRLTALFPGDLETAGMVWALNHLSPSRLRADFLQVPHHGRSSANLPAFWETVQPKVAVVSRRGEPPERAGADTCAEFARHQLSTEEVGAVRVEQRGRRLLVTTCLAPCRAPKRGL
- a CDS encoding helix-hairpin-helix domain-containing protein, with the translated sequence MILTKGQRVTLAVALGFAVLAVGVVFARRAASPQALVVENTAATRDAAADAGTGRITVHVVGAVRSPNVYTLAGGSRVYQAVQAAGGFSAEACPEWMNLASPLKDGQQVCVPSRAAQPSSSPQPSTAAPPVHQPDLTVCAGTPASTGSAGVSGPTRAAPPQPSTSAGPSSQTLRKGGTQATPAPGQVHLNSATAEELEALPGVGPVVAGRIVSYRQTVGPFRRVEDLLQVKGIGEKTFARMKPYLSL
- the leuS gene encoding leucine--tRNA ligase; the protein is MADRYDFNTIEPAWQTYWTEHRLFNIERDADKPKYYCLNMYPYPSGDLHMGHMRNYIIGDILARFHMMQGYAVMHPMGWDAFGLPAENAAITRQIHPVAWTKQCTDKMRVQFSRLGITYNWEREVDCSAPDYYKWTQWLFLELYKAGLAYTGTATVNWCPSCQTVLANEELDGDACERCGSLVEPRPTGNQWFFRITDYADRLLDDLSLLDNWPERVRTMQANWIGRSEGVSFRLKLENRDDEVEVFTTRIDTLYGVTYMVLAPEHPLVKQLTAGTEYEKPVREFVTSALREGEIARSAAETEKRGVFTGAYAIHPLTGERVPIWVGNYVLMGYGTGAIMAVPAHDQRDLEFAHRFNLPVKVVIQPEGETLDPQTMTEAYTTAGVQVNSGSFDGMSSEDAKSALADHLEKLGVGKRTVNYRLRDWLISRQRYWGAPIPIVWCEDCGPVPVPEEDLPVLLPPEADFQPTGDSPLKRHPTFKHTTCPKCGKPAERETDTMTTYVDSSWYYLRYCSPKADDEVFHREDVDYWMPVDQYVGGVEHAVRHLLYSRFITKVLKDRGFLKFDEPFSRLFTQGMIYKDGSKMSKSKGNVVGIDDMVEQYGADTARTFILFVGPPEQDAEWSDKGVEGAHRFLQRVWRAALEGPGFAPAWRDNLPASPEEQDRAMRRKTHQTIRRVTEDIANMGLNTMIAALMELTNDVLPYMATVGECPGKKAVYSEAVEALILLLSVTAPHLCEELWKRTGHKPSVLQASWPQADPALAAEESVSVVVQVNGKVRDRLQVPAGSDMESVKSQALELPVVAKHLAGKQVVKIITVPDKLVNIVVK